The following proteins come from a genomic window of Anguilla rostrata isolate EN2019 chromosome 17, ASM1855537v3, whole genome shotgun sequence:
- the LOC135243110 gene encoding myosin-16, producing MPGAYKGECGDEVDPMPFLAPTEKERLEAMAKPYDIKKSCWVKDDKEGFIAGEIQSEQGEQVTVKTAKNTTVTAKKDDVQQMNPPKFYQASDMANLTFLNEASVMDNLRQRYVNMRIYTYSGLFCVTINPYKWLPIYGSKVAQIYKGRKRNEVPPHLFSISDNAYHDMLMEHENQSMLITGESGAGKTENTKKVIQYFANVGATGGKPLADSKGSLEDQIIQANPVLEAFGNAKTTRNNNSSRFGKFIRIHFGPTAKLAGADIESYLLEKSRVISQQAAERGYHIFYQLLSGKRPELIEALLLHPDPKHYSWICQGVTVVDNMDDGEELMLTDEAFDVLGFTLEEKMSIYKLTGGIMHFGNMKFKQKPREEQADVDTTEVADKVAHLMGINSGDLQKGITRPRVKVGNEFMTKGQNQDQCVYSIGALGKATYDRMFKWMVSRINKTLDTKMQRQYFIGVLDIAGFEIFEYNSFEQLCINFTNEKLQQFFNHHMFVLEQEEYKKEGIEWTFIDFGLDLQACIELLEKPMGIFSILEEQCVFPKATDATFKAALYENHLGKSGNFLKPKGGKKGPEAHFELVHYAGTVGYNISGWLEKNKDPLNETVVGLFQKSAVPLMAVLFKEEEAAAGTKKQKKGSSFQTVSNFYREQLNKLMTTLRSTAPHFVRCIVPNEFKQSGVCDAHLVLHQLACNGVLEGIRICRKGFPNRLQYPEFKQRYYVLNPNVIPKGFVDNKKASELILGTLGLDNTEYRIGHTKVFFRAGVLAKLEDMRDERLAKIMTMLQARARGFIMRIEFKKMLERRMALIAIQRNVRKFLKLRYWGWWKLYTKVKPLLHVARQEEEMKAKEEELRNALEKTQEMIEKIKDLEEKLATLSKEKNDLALALAGEQETTADAEERCTQLMKQKIDMEGEIQDMKERLEEEEGTASSLSAQKRKLEGELIDLKRDLEGLESTLAKTEKEKQVYDQKVRTLSGDLGQRDDLIAKLQKEKRALEELQQKTLDDLQIEEDKTNHLTKNNSKLTTQLHELEDNWEQEKKIRAEVEKARRKAEGDLKMTLDNLNEMERAKLDLEEVVKKRDFEINSLNSKWEDEQSLSSTLQRKLKEHQARIEELEEELEAERAIRAKVEKQRAELARDLEDLGDRLEEAGGATVSQIEQNKKREAELLKLRRELEEAALQTEATTSALRKKHSDSMTELAEHVENLQRVKIKLEKDKQVMKAEIDDLNATIESVQKSKLNSEAHVRKLEDSLSEANARLSEMERNNTELNTIKSRLSAENSDISRELEEAQSKLNQITRVKGTLATQTDELKRQVDEESKGRSAAVVSLANARHDLDLLKEQLEEEQEGKSEMQRLISKLNTEVATWRTKYETDAIQKTEELEETKRKLAARLQEAEEAAEAAQARAASLDKVKNRLQGEVEDLTIDLEKSNAAAAALDKKQRVFDKMIAEWSQKCEELQLELDSSQKECRSYMTEIYKLKTSYEESLEHLEIVKKDNKTLTEEIKDLVEQLGEGGKSYHELQKAKKKLEVEKEELQMALEETEASLEAEEAKVVRVQLELAQVKADIDRRIHEKEEEFEITRKNHQRAIESLQASLEAEAKGRAEALRLKKKMETDLNEMEIQLDHANKNNSELVKTLKRLQQQIKDMQVQMDEDARQFEELREQYSLQERRLSLLQTELDEVRSGLEASERSRKLIEQELVEITERHNELHVQNHSLTVIKRKMEQDLTRIANENEELISEFRAADERAKKAVADATRMAEELRQEQDHCMHLEKIKKNNEITIKELQVKMEEAEQMALKAGKRTIQKLEARNKELETELDGEQKRHVDTVKILRKQERRLKELVFQTEEDHKTNQRMQELVEKLQNKLKSYKRQIEEAEEQANASLSKYRKTVHELDDAEDRAGNAEMALNKLRTRNRASVGKGFSSVEIIQVSKSSSKGSSEE from the exons ATGCCGGGTGCGTATAAAGGAGAGTGCGGGGACGAAGTGGACCCCATGCCCTTCCTCGCTCCCACCGAAAAGGAGCGGCTGGAGGCCATGGCCAAGCCCTATGACATCAAGAAGTCCTGCTGGGTGAAGGACGATAAGGAAGGCTTCATCGCCGGCGAGATCCAGTCTGAGCAGGGGGAGCAAGTCACCGTCAAGACTGCTAAAAACACC ACTGTCACAGCAAAGAAGGATGATGTTCAGCAAATGAATCCTCCTAAGTTCTATCAGGCCAGTGATATGGCTAACCTGACCTTCCTGAATGAAGCCAGCGTTATGGACAACCTTCGCCAGCGTTACGTTAATATGAGAATCTAT ACGTATTCTGGCTTGTTCTGTGTCACCATAAACCCTTATAAGTGGCTCCCCATCTATGGGTCCAAAGTTGCCCAAATTTACAAGGGGAGGAAGCGCAACGAGGTGCCTCCCCATCTGTTCTCCATCTCCGACAATGCCTATCATGACATGCTGATGG AGCATGAAAACCAGTCGATGCTGATCAC TGGAGAATCCGGTGCTGGTAAGACTGAAAACACCAAGAAGGTCATCCAGTACTTTGCCAATGTCGGAGCCACAGGGGGAAAGCCATTGGCAGACTCCAAG GGTTCCCTGGAAGATCAAATCATCCAGGCAAATCCTGTTCTAGAGGCTTTTGGTAATGCCAAGACCACAAGGAACAACAACTCCTCCCGATTT GGAAAATTTATCCGAATCCACTTTGGCCCAACAGCTAAGCTGGCTGGGGCAGACATTGAGAGCT ATCTGCTGGAGAAGTCTCGTGTCATCTCACAACAGGCAGCAGAACGTGGCTACCACATCTTCTACCAGCTTCTCTCAGGGAAGAGGCCAGAACTGATTG AGGCACTGCTGCTGCATCCAGACCCCAAACACTATTCCTGGATCTGCCAGGGGGTGACTGTGGTGGACAATATGGACGATGGAGAGGAGCTGATGCTCACTGAT GAAGCATTTGATGTGCTGGGATTCACCCTAGAGGAAAAAATGAGCATCTACAAGCTGACCGGTGGAATCATGCACTTTGGCAACATGAAATTCAAGCAGAAGCCAAGAGAGGAGCAGGCCGATGTTGACACCACTGAGG TGGCTGACAAAGTCGCCCACCTGATGGGTATAAACTCAGGTGACCTGCAGAAGGGCATCACCAGGCCCCGTGTAAAGGTGGGCAATGAGTTTATGACCAAAGGTCAGAACCAGGACCAGTGCGTCTACTCCATTGGTGCACTGGGCAAAGCCACCTATGACCGGATGTTCAAATGGATGGTCAGCAGGATAAACAAGACCCTGGACACCAAGATGCAGCGGCAGTACTTCATAGGAGTGCTGGACATTGCCGGCTTTGAAATCTTCGAG TACAACAGCTTTGAGCAGCTGTGCATCAACTTCACTAATGAGAAGCTGCAGCAGTTCTTCAACCACCACATGTTTGTGCTAGAGCAGGAAGAGTACAAGAAGGAGGGCATTGAATGGACCTTCATTGACTTTGGCCTGGATCTGCAGGCTTGCATTGAGCTTCTGGAAAAG CCTATGGGAATTTTCTCCATCCTggaagagcagtgtgtgttccCGAAGGCCACAGATGCCACCTTCAAGGCTGCCCTGTATGAGAATCATCTGGGCAAGTCCGGCAACTTCCTGAAGCCCAAAGGGGGGAAGAAAGGCCCAGAAGCCCATTTTGAACTGGTCCACTATGCAGGCACA GTGGGATACAACATCTCAGGCTGGCTGGAGAAGAACAAGGATCCCCTGAACGAGACCGTGGTTGGCCTCTTTCAGAAGTCTGCCGTGCCCCTGATGGCCGTCCTTTTcaaagaggaggaggcagcCGCTGGGAccaagaagcagaagaaggGATCATCCTTCCAGACCGTCTCAAACTTTTACAGG GAGCAGCTGAACAAGCTGATGACCACCCTGCGCAGCACAGCGCCTCACTTTGTGCGATGCATCGTCCCTAATGAGTTCAAGCAATCAG GTGTCTGTGATGCTCACCTCGTCCTGCACCAGCTGGCCTGTAACGGTGTGCTGGAGGGGATCCGTATTTGCAGAAAGGGTTTCCCCAACAGGCTGCAGTACCCTGAGTTCAAGCAGAG GTACTATGTCCTGAACCCCAACGTCATCCCCAAGGGATTTGTGGACAATAAAAAAGCCTCAGAGCTGATTCTGGGTACCCTTGGTTTGGACAACACAGAGTACAGAATAGGACACACTAAG GTGTTCTTCCGTGCTGGGGTACTGGCCAAGCTAGAGGATATGAGAGATGAGCGGCTCGCAAAAATCATGACGATGCTTCAGGCTCGCGCGCGAGGCTTCATCATGAGGATCGAATTTAAGAAAATGCTTGAGAGAAG AATGGCTCTCATTGCTATCCAGAGGAACGTACGCAAGTTTCTCAAGCTTCGCTACTGGGGTTGGTGGAAGCTTTATACCAAG GTCAAGCCTCTGTTGCACGTGGCTCGCCAAGAGGAAGAGATGAAGGCCAAGGAAGAGGAGCTGCGAAATGCACTGGAGAAGACCCAGGAGATGATTGAAAAGATCAAAGACTTGGAGGAGAAGCTGGCCACTCTCTCAAAAGAGAAGAATGACCTTGCTTTGGCCCTGGCCGGT GAGCAAGAAACTACAGCGGACGCAGAGGAGCGCTGCACCCAGCTGATGAAGCAGAAGATCGACATGGAGGGCGAGATCCAGGACATGAAGGAGcgactggaggaggaggagggcactGCCAGCAGCCTAAGCGCTCAAAAGCGCAAGCTGGAAGGAGAGCTCATCGACCTCAAGAGGGACCTAGAGGGCCTCGAGTCCACTTTGGCCAAGAccgagaaagaaaaacag GTCTATGACCAGAAAGTGCGTACACTGTCAGGAGACCTCGGCCAGAGAGATGACCTCATTGCCAAGCTCCAGAAGGAGAAGAGAGCACTAGAGGAGCTTCAGCAG AAAACTCTGGATGACCTTCAAATAGAGGAAGACAAGACAAACCACCTCACCAAAAATAACAGCAAGCTCACAACCCAGCTTCATGAG CTGGAAGACAACTGGGAACAGGAGAAGAAAATCCGTGCTGAGGTGGAGAAAGCCCGCCGCAAAGCAGAGGGTGACCTGAAGATGACCCTTGACAACCTCAATGAAATGGAGAGAGCAAAGCTTGATCTGGAGGAGGTGGTCAAAAA GAGGGACTTTGAGATCAACAGCTTGAACTCAAAATGGGAGGATGAGCAGTCACTCAGCTCCACTCTACAGAGGAAGCTCAAAGAGCACCAG GCCCGCATTGAAGAGCTGGAAGAGGAACTGGAAGCTGAGAGGGCAATCAGAGCCAAG GTCGAGAAACAACGGGCTGAGCTCGCCCGTGACCTGGAGGACCTTGGGGACAGACTGGAGGAGGCAGGGGGCGCCACTGTCTCTCAG ATCGAGCAGAACAAGAAGCGGGAGGCCGAGCTGCTGAAGCTGCGccgggagctggaggaggcggcGCTGCAGACGGAGGCCACCACCTCCGCCCTCCGCAAGAAGCACTCCGACTCCATGACCGAGCTGGCTGAGCACGTGGAGAACCTGCAGAGGGTCAAGATCAAGCTCGAGAAAGACAAGCAGGTCATGAAGGCTGAGATCGACGACCTCAACGCCACGATTGAATCCGTCCAGAAGTCCAAG TTGAACTCTGAGGCACATGTTCGAAAGTTGGAGGACAGTCTATCTGAAGCCAACGCCAGACTgtcagagatggagaggaacAACACCGAGCTGAATACTATAAAGAGTCGCCTGTCAG CTGAAAATAGTGACATCAGCCGTGAGCTGGAGGAAGCGCAGAGCAAGCTCAACCAGATCACGCGTGTCAAGGGCACACTGGCCACCCAGACTGATGAGCTCAAGAGGCAGGTCGACGAAGAGTCCAAG GGCCGCAGTGCAGCGGTGGTGAGCCTAGCTAATGCCCGGCATGACCTAGACCTACTGaaggagcagctggaggaggagcaggagggcaAATCTGAGATGCAGCGCCTCATCTCCAAGCTCAACACTGAGGTGGCCACCTGGAGGACTAAGTATGAGACTGACGCCATCCAGAAAACCGAGGAGCTAGAGGAGACCAA GCGCAAGCTGGCAGCCAGGCTccaggaggcagaggaggccGCAGAGGCCGCCCAGGCCCGAGCTGCAAGTTTGGACAAGGTCAAGAACAGGCTtcagggagaggtggaggatCTCACTATTGACCTTGAGAAG tccaATGCTGCCGCTGCTGCGCTGGACAAGAAGCAACGGGTCTTTGACAAGATGATCGCTGAGTGGAGCCAGAAGTGCGAGGAGCTGCAGCTCGAATTGGACAGCTCCCAGAAAGAGTGTCGCAGCTACATGACGGAGATCTACAAACTCAAGACCTCCTATGAAGAGTCACTGGAACACCTGGAAATTgtgaaaaaagacaacaaaaccCTTACAG AGGAGATCAAAGATCTTGTGGAGCAGCTCGGTGAGGGTGGTAAGAGTTACCATGAGCTTCAGAAGGCAAAGAAGAagctggaggtggagaaggAAGAGCTACAGATGGCCCTGGAGGAGACTGAAGCTTCTCTGGAG GCTGAGGAGGCAAAAGTGGTTCGTGTCCAGCTGGAGCTGGCTCAGGTCAAAGCTGACATTGACCGCCGAATTCACGAGAAGGAGGAGGAATTTGAGATTACAAG GAAGAACCACCAGCGCGCTATAGAGTCCCTCCAGGCCAGCCTGGAGGCAGAGGCCAAAGGCCGTGCCGAGGCTCTGCGTCTGAAGAAGAAGATGGAGACTGACCTGAATGAGATGGAGATCCAACTGGACCATGCCAACAAGAATAACAGCGAGCTGGTCAAGACTCTCAAGAGACTCCAGCAGCAGATCAAG GACATGCAGGTGCAGATGGATGAGGATGCCCGTCAGTTTGAGGAGCTGAGGGAGCAATACAGCCTGCAGGAACGGCGCCTCAGCCTCCTGCAGACGGAGCTGGACGAGGTGCGCAGCGGGCTGGAGGCCTCCGAGCGCTCCCGCAAGCTCATCGAGCAGGAGCTGGTGGAAATCACCGAGCGCCACAACGAACTTCACGTGCAG AACCACAGCTTGACTGTCATAAAGCGGAAAATGGAGCAGGACCTGACCCGCATCGCCAACGAGAACGAGGAGCTGATCAGCGAATTCCGTGCCGCTGACGAGAGGGCTAAGAAGGCCGTCGCTGAC GCCACCCGCATGGCAGAGGAGCTGCGCCAGGAGCAGGACCACTGCATGCACCTGGAGAAGATCAAGAAGAACAATGAGATCACCATCAAAGAGCTGCAGGTGAAGATGGAGGAGGCCGAGCAGATGGCTCTCAAGGCTGGGAAACGCACCATCCAGAAACTGGAGGCCCGG